A window of Aptenodytes patagonicus chromosome 1, bAptPat1.pri.cur, whole genome shotgun sequence genomic DNA:
ACCTATAGGAGAGCTGTATCCTTCCGGAGTGATAGCTGGAGGCCAGCAGTCATGTAAAAGACCTTAGGCCATCTAAAATGGCCCTAGGTGTCTGTGTTGAAGGATCCAAATCCCACctgaaatgtctttcttttcactttatgAATGACCACTAGTTTCTCTGGGCTTTCAGCTTTCTGTAGAGAGGATGTACTTGAAGCAAATGCGGTGAGATACAAACTCATTGTTTAAGTGATACAACTAAAGAACAAGACCCTAACACTGAAAAGACTTTGTCCATGCGTGAGGATATGAAAAGTGCTCTTTACCACATGTATACTGAATACCTTAACTTCTACTGAAGAATGTATCAAATTGTTACCAAGTGTGAAATGGTTCAGatacttcaggaaaaataatttatctagAGTGTCAGGCCaaactttaatttattttcatgtaactGTACTGCATTCTATTATTATCATCAGACCATAACTTTTTGGCTATGGCACAGCTCACTGTAcatctgaagggaaaagaagaggagatCTCTTAGGAGAGTGGCTTGGTTTGGGGAGATGGGTAGGGTTGTGGTTTCTTTAACCAAAATATGTGTGTCTTTTAAACTGTCTGCTGACCTGCCAGATCAGTCACTATGTCATGCTCTGGTCTGGAGTAACTGGTTTAAATATGTGCGCTGTAATATGGCTGTCTTTAAAAATCCATGTCCGTGAAAATTTGGGAAATAAATGCATGCAAGTCTCAAAGCAGGAGCAGAAAGCAACTACTGTTCTGGTGCTTAACTGCAGAGGTAACTGTTTCTAGGCAGCACGTCAGATGCTCCATTTCTGAAAACCAAAATTCCCAAGCACGTCCCTCTACAACAATTAACATATTAGTGATGCTGTTTGGCTTTGAACAACAtactgagttgttttttttttttttaacctgaggaCACTTGTTATAAAAGTTGCACTTGAGAATACAGTGCTTCTTCCTCATAAGCACATCTCAGGCTGTCACTAATGTTATTTGCATTAAATAAACATATTACACCATTCTTCCATTAAAAAGGAATTGCCAGGTATGCATATAAATGtaaacatgtttaatttttatatcaAAGTGTCCGTTACAGCAGACCCCAgaaaattttgcttattttacataagcttttttccccatctctcatTTGGCTACTAAGCTAAATTGtatttttgcatcatttttataTCCTTTATTAAACAGTGTAAGGTTTGCTTCTGTAAGGCTGTGTGAACAGGTCTGTTagagaaaggcaaaataaatacttttgaatCGCCCTAGGAAGCAGGAAGGGTCCTACTTGGGCCCTGCTGTACTCCAGTGGCTCCTTCGGTATTTTAAACCGAAATCTGAGTTCCTTTTACTGAAGGAGGGAATAAGCCAAAATGTGTTGTATATGAGGATGCTTATTTCATTGTAACACCCTTCATCTGAAAATATAATTGAAACATTGCTGAGCTGTCTGTGGTTCTGCTTTTATCTAGTTTCatagaggagagggaggaagtcTTGTGCACCTTTCTCCCATTTCACTCTTGTGTGCAACCAGAAATGGAGAAACTGCTATAATCAATTGAGAAAACTTGTTACCCGTAgagtaagcaaataaaaaatggtctgtcttcatttttatgaagacaAAGGTAATTGGGTAGAGGTAATGCGGAGGTGGGAGGGTACTTCCCTCGACAGAATTCCAATTCAGCCAGCTTCCtttagtgggaaaaaaatcttcctaagTGAACACTCCTATTCTAAATATAAAACTACTACCTTGCCATTGCGTGTCTACAGAGCAGTGAGTGGCAAATACCAAAACTGTGTGGAGCTTAGGCTGATCTGATTTAAAAAGCGGTCTAGTAGCAGTTCTGTGAAAGAACTGACTTAGACTGTTGTGTGAATCTTCCCCACCACTGAACCATCTACAACAAAATCTTTGAAGTCCTTTAAATATGCAGATGCAGTTGAACAGTGAAATATGTCAGTAGATCTGGTCTCTCATGCCCAACTTGTTTGGGGCTTGTGATACCCCTTATTCCTTTCCCCGACTGCCCACTTAACTGTATTGCAGTTGTCAGCATAGAGCAGTTTCCTGCTGCTTTGGGCTCAGGAattgaagaaacaaaatacagttcGGTTCTTTGCTGGAAATACGTGCACGGATTCATGGATATTTTGCCAGCATCATCGCAGGCCACAGATAGACCACCTTCAGACCTCACTCGTCTAAGGGTTGCAGTGGGAGCATTTTGCGAAGGGGTGAGGGGATGGAATGGGGAAAATGGAACGGGAATTCCCTGTGACTCTGAAAGATGCTGAaggagggacagacagacagtcAAAGAAACAGGGTGGAAATTCCAGGCAGTGTTTGTGCTGGAAGAGTGAACGTAAACTTGTGCTGTAACATGGAGCTGCAAGATGGAAAGTGGAGATTAGTGTAAGCCCATATACAGAATTGTCATTTCTTTGTGATATAAAACCTTATGTGTCAGAGTCGTAGGGTGGCTGCAGGTCCTTCCCTGCTTCCTAATGATACCagaattttaattgtttctttctgtaaattGAAAGCCTTGGATGGAGCAGGGAATTCCCTGGTGCCCACCTGTCAGTGATAGGTTAGAATTAGTCAGGGCATACAGTTGAAACCTTCACCTGCCCTCTGGGGAAGGTCAGTCTTGAAAGCTGGTGGAGGATGGGCGGAAGGCAAGTCCGTATCTTGGCAGTTGAAAATGTGCTCAAGCTGGAACCCCCACGAACACACAACTTTCACAAACCACAAGTGGCAGGTTTTTTGTATTGGAGTCAAGGAAGAAATTAGATTGTTCCGGTTGTAAAGCTCAAAAAAACAAGTAGCTTTAAAGTAAGTGGAAGTACCATCCACGCGATGGCCGAGGAAAAGCTGTATATCTAACAGGAACATAATTGAAATGGCCTATATAAGTATTTAAACCACCTCAAAGGAATATTGCAATTTCTGAATTTCATATTGGCATTTTATATTTGACAAGGTGACATTGTGTAAAAAATGTATTGTAAAACACTGCTGTACTGTAGGAAAATGATTGAATGTAAATATTTCAAGATGTGGACCACTGTTCAAATGTTATCATAAATCTTTGCCATTGTTTTAGGGGATAATTCTTCATGCATATTTGAGTTGAATTGATAGAACCAGCCCCTGAAAGGGTAATCTGCTTGTTATTACCTTACTACCACTAATAGTTTAATTTTGGCTTTTCAGGTATTCACCTCCACCTGGACTTTACATATGATGATTTATTCTTTTTCGTAACTAGCAGAGAAAAGTTCTGACTTGTGTTTTCAAATTAACGCAATGTTTAATAGCTTTGTTCTTTTGTGAAACGAGCTCGCAAAGCACTACGAGAATGTCTTTTTCCagcttaatattttctttcttttttacttcttgcAGGTTTGGTAGGTTTACAGTAGCTGCACTTCAGTCCAAAGTAGAACAAAGTGAACGTGAAATGAACCGTCTAAAAAAGGCACTGGAAAGAAGTGATAAATACATAGAAGAAATGGAGTGTCAgcttttacagctgaaaaatgcAGGCGAAGGAACCCAGACAGCGAGTGCTGTTAGCGAGAGAGTGGTTTCCACAGATGCTAAAGGAGCTGAGAGCAGTGAAGATACAACATGTTTGAAAACCCAAGTTGAGGAGAAAAAAGCTTTGACTACCAGTCAAAGTCCTGACAGCCTCGAACAGCTGACAAGTGGTGGAACTTGTTTAAGCTCTTCTAGTCAAGATGGTTCAAATGGCTCAAATACCCAGTGTGCCCCAAAGAAAGAACTATTTCCAGGTTGTCAGGGGGTTCTCCTGGATGAAAATACTACAAATATGGATGCCTGCTTAGAAGAGCAGTGGAATAAAATGGAGGAATGTACCCCATATAAGGATGAAGAACTTTATGATCTTCCACCACCGTGcactccttttctgtctctcagtCGCCTTCAGTTGAACACTcctgatggaaaagaaaatgcaaggaaacCATCAACATTcctgagaaaactgaaatttgaaGAGTTTTGCGACACTTCAGATGATTGCAGCAAAGATTCTCCAGagcacagcacaagcagctgtaATAGGGAAAAGAAGCTAAACTGTTTTGCTACAGGAAAATCAGGTTTTTGGGGGACCTGCCCAACAAATTTTGCTGAGAACTTAGATTTTGATGAATCGGAGCGAAATTCGGTAGCTGGTCAGTCAGATGAGACATCAGCAAAGTCCAGTGATAAAACAAGTTCTTGCTTACCTAAGAGGTTACATACTCTCTGCTCTTCCGAAATGAATCGCACAAGAACCTCCAGTGAGGCATCTATGGATGCTGCCTACCTCGATAAAATTTccgagttggactcaatgatgtCCGAATCAGACAACAGCAAGAGTCCATGCTACAATTTCAAGTCCTCCGATCTTGATAATTCTTCAAAGTCAACAGAGTGTTCTAAGCTTCTGAATGAAACGGAGAAGAAACTGGAAGAGATGAATGAGGAACAGAGTATGAAGTGTCCAGAGACAAGCGATCCAGCAGTTGACAGAACTGGCTGGAAACCTGCTATGTTTTCCATCCTCTCCCCATCTGAGCTAGATATGAATGACCACTTTCCGCTGTTTACAGGCCAAAACATAGTGGCTAGTGATACCAAACCTCCAAACTGTTTATTTCAAAGAGACTTTTCCCAGAGTTTACTATTCAGCAACTCACAAAGGTTGTTTGAGGAACAAAAGTTCGGttcctgctttttaaagatgTCATCTGACCTGCACAATCAGCTTAATCCTCCTTGGGTGTCTTCCTTTatagctgaaaggaaaaataaaaatgtcagtcaGTCGACCAAGAGGAAAATTCAAAGCAGCCTTTCCAGTGCTAGTCCGTCGAAAACCACCAAAAACTGACTTGGCTTGGAAATCGAACGTGACTCAAAGTCGTCAACCTGCAAATGTTTAATATTTACAGGTgaacttaatttttaatgactTCCATGCAATCTGATCCTGTCTTTTTCGACTATGTGAAAACTGAACATTCCCTTGCCCGTTACAAGCTCTTTCCTAGGGAAGAACCATTCCAGATTCTTTTCTTTGGCTGGGCATTTTGTTTACTTgggggtttgggtgggttttttacGTTTTCAGGTTACATGATCTTCCAGCTGTGAGCACAGCTAATGGCTCCCTTGAACAGGACGGTTTTAAGCGGTCTTGCCAAATCGGTCGTTTTAtgtaagaatttgttttaaaggtTACGTTTCCCATTCCTAACGATTACGTTTTGTGCATGTAAGGCAGCTACTGGCTATATATCCTATGGATTCATGAAATTGCTATAAAACAATgtcagttttgccataaaacttGCCTCCCAGATGAAATGCTGCTGCTTGGACTGTTTCGTAGCACTGTACTGTATTGAAACTCTTGTTTTAAGTGGGTGTAAGGTAGCAGCCTCTTTTCAGGATTACAGCACTTCAGTTAGAAAACATCTCTTCAACACTGCAAACAtggcttgtttgggttttttttgaagttaagcacaatttttaatttcattctcaAAAAGCATTGTTATTCTAGATGTGTTCAGGATGCCTGTATAGACCATAAAAATGGGTTTGTATGCTAATGACTTGTTTACCTAATGTGCACTGAACATTTTACATTAATACTGTACCATTTTACATTAATACTGCATGCTTTTCTATGTGAATTGAATAAAACATGTTATAAGCACTGTAATCCTTGGTGTCGCCTCAAATATTGAATTAGCAAAAAGAGAGTGgggaaacttcttttttttttcataatttggaAGATATCTAAGTTTTGTAAAACTTAAATGTGAGcttattcacaaaaaaaaaaatcaaatctcccttcctcctccttgttaGACGTATTACCATTCTAGTGTCAGCATCGATACAGTTGATGGAAATGGCTTTCGGCCTCTCTGGAGGTGACTCTTCCATAAAGTATTGCATAGGTCAACACAATGTGATGGCCTACTACAGGCAGGAGACCTAATTAAGCAGCAGAGCAAAATTGGTTTCTTTGCATTATTGtgtttaaggtttttttaaggGCATATTTAATAGTAAGATGCAGGTTTTTCTTTCTATATAGGCCTCTGATGGCATTTCTTACGAACAGGCATCCTTGCTTCATCAATACCTACGATACGAAAAATCCATACGCTGCGTTTCGTCCCTTTGAAAAGAGGGATAACCACTTGGAAAATTTCAATAGTCTGGCTCATCTTTTGTAAAGCGAAGTCCTGCAGGCGGTTTGAACAAGAACTACATTtcacatgtgtgcatgcattcGTGCAGTTGGTgtgttcattcttttcttttttgagaaacaGCTTTACCAAAAACTCACCGTTCAAGCCATACGTGCACGGACCCTTTCCTGGTGACAGGCAGGATGGCATTGTGCTTTCATATACCGCTTTCAGTATACCACCTGAATTTTAGTCTTTACAGAAAAATCTAGTCATtcagttttaacatttttcagAACTTGGGGGGCTGGCAAAACCATCTGGACATGAGCTCCTACTTCATTTGACTAGTTTTACTAATAAGTCATAAAATGCTGCCTTGATTTAACCCTTTGGGAGGAGAGGCAAGGGCTTCTCAAATACATCTCTAATACTTTCTTAAAACATCCTTGTATCACAAAGCAATCGCAAATACGCAGTAAGTAAGTGTTAAGGTCATTGTTCTGTTTCATTGTGGGTTTGGAGGGAGTTGCATTTATGGGCTTCATTTTATACTCCAGTATACTTCTGATACACAAGTAATTTTCAGTGATAGAAACATGAATACGACTGGTATTACCATACCTGAAATCAAACtagaataaaggaaaatattggTGTGTTTTTCATGCTACTTTCTAGTCCTTTGGACAGGAACACCGCTCATGGGCTTGCTCTTCAATATGGGTATTTTGATTTTACATGTTATGCAACTTGAATGGATAGAAGAGACGAgcctgaggttaaaaaaaatgctgaagatcAAAGTCATAAACTTCATATCTTATTCTCAAGCAGGGCCAGAGAGTGAGGCATTTCAGGCCAAGTACTGGCTTTTCACTTGGAACGGTCGTGGGAGCACATAGATCGTCACTTACAGCCTCCCAGCTCCGGGCTGGTAACTTCCTACATCGTGGCAAGAAAGTTACCGTAATTATGCGTAATGACTTGATTTCCAAGCTCTCTCGTACCCTCAGATCTCAACTGCAGACAACGGTGCGATTGCAGATCACAGACTGTGATTGCATCCAGTGCTATAAGTAGGAGCATTTTATGTTTCACAAGTTGTAAAGCTGAAGCAGATCTGAATTCTTGTATCTTAGTCTTGTTTTGTTTggctggggtttgttttgttttggtggttggtttttgggttttttttaattaagtgccTTTAAAACAGCTACCACAGTCTAGATTCTGCATTTTGTTTGGTTAATGTAGGTTGTATTCCTTTTGGCTTAAAGTTTGACGGTGGTTGGTGCAATATCAACTCAAAAATTGAAGCTGTATGTAATGAATGGGGTTTCTACAGTTATAAATTTGTTGGCCGTACATGGGGTTTCAGTTCTCCAGGCTGCATTctgtcagtgctgtgcttgcttAATCTCTTGCTGCACTTACCATGCTCTCTGAATAAAAGGGCCTAAAGGAAACTTCATTGCTGTTAAATTTTTATGGTAGTTACCTAGTTATGTAGAATTGGAATATACAAGATCTAAAACGTAACTATTACAATTTTGATTAAGACAATAGATGTTTCAAAGTGATGTAGAGATGAGATCTGTGATGTCTAATGATATTTAATAGCTCATAAAATTTTTACTTCATCTAATAATACTTACTGTACTAAATAAGAGGCAACTCACAGGTTGTAACACAGGAGAACGCTCTCCAGGAGTATTGGTAACACAGGAGAGTGAGAGCGCTACCAGTCTCAGTTCGTTGCCAGTGGAATCTGTTGGAATACACCTAAGAGCACCAGCACCAGGGTCAGGTTTTCACTTCGTTGTAGGCAGTTTCACCTACATGCAGTCCGGCAAGTGACCTGCTTCTCCATGATTCCCTGAAGGCCTTGTGAGAGCCTGGTTCTGCTCGCTATTGCTTCCTCTGATGAAAGGCTGCTGGATCAGCTCTACCTACCAGCACCAGATACTGACTTGGGCCGTGTTTGGTTTTGAATGTGCTTTATTGTCtctttttaaaacacctttaaaaaggCGGCAAGAGGGACAATGCATAGCTTGTACACACAATACAAGGTGTGCTAACTTGcatctcccttccttcccccttcttcatTTCACAACCGTTTCCCTCACCAAATAATGCCATTTAAAGGCAGTTTAAACCAACTAAGTCTGGTCCTAATTCTTGCACGGCATCGAAGTCCTGCCTCTGACTTCCATCAGCCACAGGCTTGAAAAACAGTCTTTACACACCTCGTCTGTACTGTGGTTATGGTAAATGTTTCGCAAACTCTGAAGATGACACTCCTTCCTTGCTGCTTTTGGCATAGGACCATCCCATACGAACAGACTAAggcttttcccttctcccctcccaggTTTGGATGGGAGGGAAAGCAGCTCCGAGGTAACTTCATGTGGGGGTTCACGGCTGTTCCAAGGATTGCCTGCAGAGGTGATAGGCAATCCCCTCTGGCTGCTAATCCACGTCTGGCCCTTCCTGCGCCTTGGTCCCTTGCAGCAGTCCTGTACTGCTGTGGTGAGCCACCAGCTTGTCAGGCCTGGCCTAAATGGGCGGCCTGTCTGTCCTGCCTTCATGGCCCAACACCGAGCTATTGCCTCAGTGTCCCTTAGCTCTAACTGGAAAAGCCACCTTCATTAGCTGAAGGACGGAGGGAAAAGCACAGCTGGTGTAGGGGAAAGCCTGCGTGTGCTTTGGCAGTTGTGGATGTCGTGGGAGGCCGCAGGGGAGGATGAGACTgggctgaaaaaaaatgaagtttagtattcctgatttttttcagcttttctcagCAGCAAGCCTCGTCTCCTCTCCAGTGCTCTTACAAGCTGTGTGGGTGCTGtctgctgtttttcagagaagCCAGACGGACAATGTCAAAATCCATCGGGCGGCTACTACTCGCACCTGACGCTCATGAGCCAGGTCATCGGGTGCCGGTTTCAAGCCGGCGGAATGTGCCGGGGAAGCCCGGGGACCGGGCACGGGTGAGAGAGGTCCCTGTCCCTTTCCCGGGTCACTCTCCCCTTGAAGCACGGTCCGAGAGCCGGGGTCGCGGCCGGAGCAGCGGGGACCGGCCGCAGGGCTGGGCCCCTGCGGCTCCGTGGCGGCTTCGCGACGGTCTGGACTTCACTGAAAACGGCGTCAgcggtattttttttttccccggccGGCTTAGAGCTGTCTCCAAGTTTTGGGGAGAGAAGCGTTCGCGCTGGCTCCCAGCCGCTGGCAGGACGGCGGCGCGGAGTCCTTATCCCCTGCCCGGAGGGTGGCGAGGGGATGCGCCTGCCACCATCACCTCCCGCCCGGGGCTCGTCGGCACCCGCCTCCGCCTGCTCGGCTCGGATTAACTTAATTAACCGGCCCGGGCACCACCGCCGGCCCGCCCGACCCCAGCTACGAAAAAAAGGCCGGGGGAGGGCGAGGTTTCCCTCCCCCGTCGGCCGCAGACTCGCTCCTCCCGCCGGCGCTGCCCTTCCCCGGGCTCCCCCGCCCCACGCAAACCCTCCTCgcgggtttccccccccccccttcactgTTAACAAAACCTGGTGATTAAGACGCGAAACTAGCAAAGAGTTTTTCTTCCACCTTAACCTTGCACACAATCCTTTAACAAATTAATTAATCCTAATGAATTAACACTTCATTTATTTAAACGCGCTACAGTTCATGAATTAAATTTTCATGCAGTGATTAAAGACTGTTAAAATATGCATGATTTCGTTAAAATTTTATAATAAATCAGGGCAATGTGTTACATGACAAGGCAACTACTTCCCAGCCCCTCGGAAGGTGCTTTGAAtcgcgcgcgggggggggggggggggggggcgggggagggcaggggggagccgAGCGCTCCGCTCCCGGTTTTGGCAGCCGAGCGCATCCCGGAGCGCGGTGAGACTCGGCTGACGACCGACCCCCTGCCCCCTCGGAGCCCCTCTCCGGGTCTTTcggaggggaggaaggcagcgtTTTTTCGGCTTCCCCATCGAAATGTGGCGTCCTGGGAGCGGGAGCGATCGTGGGCGCGGGTGGAAGCCGGCAACCGGTTTGCCCACGGACCCGGTGTGGAAAGCGAGGTCTGGGAGGTGTTTTGCTGGAGGGGCTTGTCGGTGTGCTTTTTAATTCCTCCGCAGCTTACCGTGCTTTACCGGCAACAGGACCTGCAGCGTTTTCCACCGGACCTCTGCCCGGCTCCTCCGGTCTCCTTACTTTCCCGAAAGGGGAGGTTGTGAGCTACCTTGGGACTTAAATCACCATCAAGCGTTTCAATTTTTAATATGACAACATTCTACACTTTGGCTGCAAAAGCAATTATTGCGGCTTGTACATCAGTAATTAACAGGTCTTCGCTGATGTAAAGAAAGTCCTCATTAGGACATGGAAATACTTTTTGTGCATTCACCCAcagggttggttggttgggtttttttctcttctgaaggctGATTTTTATCATCTAAAGGGAAAATAGCTTTTACACTAAATGGGATATTGACTTTCCGTGAACTTCACCAAATAACACATGTACTGTAGGTTTTCTCTCAGTGCTCTCACTGGCACTCGGGGTAGGACAAATACCGCGACTAAAAAATGTAAAGCTAACGTttggtgaaataaaaatatccagaAGGTTTAGAGTGAGCGGTTCTATGAGCTCcacattaacttttttttttaaaagtcggGATATATAGCAAACTATGATCAGACGTTAATACTTAATATCCCAAGCTTCAGTATATTCATCTTTGGGGAATcctaaaaagagaaatcaaatacAATGGGTTACAGTAATTAATTTATAAATCGTTTCACTGTGGGAATAAGGGGTTACTTTATTACTTTCTCGAGATAAGCAGTTCAGTCAATTAAGGAAATCTGCCTATTTCTTGCATTTGAAGCTGGAGAAAACTACGGGAGACAAGTAAATGCGTTATATATATATGCCTCCCTCGCTTTATTGAGCATCTTGGGCCATAAAAGTAGGGCTACAGCACGGTCGTATCTCCAATGAACTCGCCCCTCAAAGCCTGCGAGTTTATTGCCATCAGTATTCATGAGGCTGGACGTACCCACGAGGAATAGAAATAACAGCGAACATTAAGATAAAATCTATTACCAGGCCCGTGCGATGCTGAGCCTGGCTCAAGCCGTCTTCCCGGGGAGCCGGCTGCGTGtggcggggagaggggaggcgGCCGGGGGCTGGTGACAAGGGGGGCTGGTCCCCGGCGAGCCCTGGGGACCCCCCCGGGCAGCAGCCCCCGCGctcgctggggcagggggagcagaggggactGAGGCGCGGAGGCCGGCTGCAGCACCGCATCAGGAGGGGCTGTAATTTTAAGCGTTGCTTTAAAGGTCAGCGCTTcccctcttccaaaaaaaaaaaaaaaaaaagtgacccaAGGACTGCGAAGGAAAGTTTTTCCTCTCGGACTTGATAAGCGACAGACCAAACGGTGcctgaaaaaaatcctctcctCCCCGTGGCCTCTACCCTCTCCTCTCTGAAAGATCAGACAGAGAGAAAAGTTGGCTGCGGCTCCCTACCGCAGCTTTTGCCTCcgggggcagcaggagggaccAGGCGGGagccggcagccgccgccccggGAGCCGCCAGCAGCCCGACGCCTCCCCGGGGTCCGGAGGCTGTTGCCCCCCCCCCACCGCACGCAGCCACCCCCGGCCCTCGGGCTGCCGCGGCGATCGCGCCCCGGGCGACTTGAGCGAGGAGCACCTAGCAGGGGGGGTCTCTCCAGCCGGGAGGGTCTACTTCACCCCCTATTTGCCAAACCGAGGAGAATCCAGCAGGATGCACGTAGCAAGTTGCAGAGACAACGTGCccacccccatccctgcctccagAAGACACCGGGGAGGTGGGACAGAAGACCCTTAGAACATCTGGAGGTCTTCGCCTCCTCAACCTACGGCTGGCCCTCGAGGCGGAGGTGGGAGAGTGGCTGAATTTTCCGCCTTTCTGGCTGAAAAAATAAGCACGTGAACAGAAGGGGTCGTTTTAAAAGTACTAGAAAGGTCTGGTGTTCCTCCGGCCAAGGAGAAGGTCTCGCCCACCGGCGCCTGCCCGAGCCGCCTGTCCCCGCTCCCGCtggtgcggcggggccggggctgccccgctgcccgccctgctgctgcgggcagggccggggcccgGGCTGCCTGCACTCGTGTAGACGCGccacagcccctgccagcccagaGGTTAGAGACCCCGGCCCCGGAGGCAAAACGAGCCCGGTGCCccgtggggagggaggcaggtcATCGCTTAGCCCAGAAATCCACCCCCGCGGCGGCCTTTGTCGCCGCTTGCACAATGTTCCCTTGCTCTCAGCGTTTCCCCTAGGGAAACCTGATGAACTTGGCCTGACGGCGTCCTGGCGACCCGGGGCCGCGCAGAGACAGGCAGACGAACACCCACGCATCCCAGGCGGAGCAGCCAGAGCTGCCATCCCACGCCTTCCTCCACCGGGCGAGCAAGGGAGCCCGGCTGTCCGCCTCCCTCCCCCGCCGGGATCAGCCAAGGAGCCCCGCGGTGCGTGCCGCTGGCTGGCTTGTCGCCGCTGGCGGGGAAAGGCAGGCTGCTCGGGCCTTTCTGCTGGAGCTGGTCGCTCCTCAGCAACTTGGCGAAAAGCGGTGGTGTCTCCCGCTTTCCTCGTCCTCTCCATCCCTTCCCCGGGAGGCTTTCTGTTTACAAGGCATGGTAGCTTAGAAATAGCTAGAATAGGTcatatggctttaaaaaaaaaaaaaggaaaggaagaaatccACGTAAAGTATGATTTGGCTGTTCTGATGCAATGATTTCGATAACTAAGGAGAGCCCAACCCCGCTTCAGACCAGTGTCTTTCAATTCCAAGTTCACCCCCCTCAGAGACGAAGTTGCATTCAGCCACCCCAGGGGACGCGGTAATGGATGGAGACCTGGCTCCCTTCCGCACAAGTAATTGGCAGTcgttccctccttccccccggACTGGatggggagctggggaagggcttATGAAGACAAATGTGGACTTTACCTGGGGTTGCGGTGTGtgctatgtgtgtgtgtgtgtgtgtgtgcctgcgtgCCCCTTCCGCTGTGTTTATGCGCATAAATAAGAGGCGTTCAGGAGAAACAGAGCAATTCCGATGCACTCCGAGGCTGTCACATCCCTGATCTAAACACCCCGCTGCCTCTcaccgctgcctgcctgcctgcctgcctgcctgcagccctgctgaaacAAACCCGGTAGCATCTGCTCGGTCACCGAGGGACGGCTCCAGCGTGTCCCAGGGGACAGGATTCACCAGGGGCCGTTCCCTAGGGATTCACACTAATCCCACAGACACGTTAGCAGATTCACTCCTTCGACAGTTTTGCCTCCAACTTCATaagcagctaaaagaaaaaaaaaatctgctctaaAACGGGACAGTAACCGCGAATCACTCATAAAAACAGCCGTGCGTTACTAACCCTAGTGTCACTCCTTAACCGTTTCATTCAAATGCAAGAGTATTC
This region includes:
- the OBI1 gene encoding ORC ubiquitin ligase 1 isoform X1, which codes for MAQHGPSVTLSLTLPITCHICLGKVRHPVICVNNHVFCSICIEVWLKNNNQCPACRIPITPENPCKEIIVFLSSCAALGGASESDPIFSPTVRKHLRKTRLELLHKEYEDEIESLQKEVEDLRGKNLSLQTQLKSLLDPAASALSCQNEETSQSADEASTSGPETPEEWSKKLKAANDIYEKVMDNVEKLKEANKKLSMENNSLLRENLRLKAEVDSRSPQKFGRFTVAALQSKVEQSEREMNRLKKALERSDKYIEEMECQLLQLKNAGEGTQTASAVSERVVSTDAKGAESSEDTTCLKTQVEEKKALTTSQSPDSLEQLTSGGTCLSSSSQDGSNGSNTQCAPKKELFPGCQGVLLDENTTNMDACLEEQWNKMEECTPYKDEELYDLPPPCTPFLSLSRLQLNTPDGKENARKPSTFLRKLKFEEFCDTSDDCSKDSPEHSTSSCNREKKLNCFATGKSGFWGTCPTNFAENLDFDESERNSVAGQSDETSAKSSDKTSSCLPKRLHTLCSSEMNRTRTSSEASMDAAYLDKISELDSMMSESDNSKSPCYNFKSSDLDNSSKSTECSKLLNETEKKLEEMNEEQSMKCPETSDPAVDRTGWKPAMFSILSPSELDMNDHFPLFTGQNIVASDTKPPNCLFQRDFSQSLLFSNSQRLFEEQKFGSCFLKMSSDLHNQLNPPWVSSFIAERKNKNVSQSTKRKIQSSLSSASPSKTTKN
- the OBI1 gene encoding ORC ubiquitin ligase 1 isoform X2, which codes for MAQHGPSVTLSLTLPITCHICLGKVRHPVICVNNHVFCSICIEVWLKNNNQCPACRIPITPENPCKEIIGGASESDPIFSPTVRKHLRKTRLELLHKEYEDEIESLQKEVEDLRGKNLSLQTQLKSLLDPAASALSCQNEETSQSADEASTSGPETPEEWSKKLKAANDIYEKVMDNVEKLKEANKKLSMENNSLLRENLRLKAEVDSRSPQKFGRFTVAALQSKVEQSEREMNRLKKALERSDKYIEEMECQLLQLKNAGEGTQTASAVSERVVSTDAKGAESSEDTTCLKTQVEEKKALTTSQSPDSLEQLTSGGTCLSSSSQDGSNGSNTQCAPKKELFPGCQGVLLDENTTNMDACLEEQWNKMEECTPYKDEELYDLPPPCTPFLSLSRLQLNTPDGKENARKPSTFLRKLKFEEFCDTSDDCSKDSPEHSTSSCNREKKLNCFATGKSGFWGTCPTNFAENLDFDESERNSVAGQSDETSAKSSDKTSSCLPKRLHTLCSSEMNRTRTSSEASMDAAYLDKISELDSMMSESDNSKSPCYNFKSSDLDNSSKSTECSKLLNETEKKLEEMNEEQSMKCPETSDPAVDRTGWKPAMFSILSPSELDMNDHFPLFTGQNIVASDTKPPNCLFQRDFSQSLLFSNSQRLFEEQKFGSCFLKMSSDLHNQLNPPWVSSFIAERKNKNVSQSTKRKIQSSLSSASPSKTTKN